GCAGGGCGTACTCGGCGTATCCGCCGGCGACCGTGCTGCCGAACACCTCGTCGCCGACGGCGAATCCGTCGACTCCGGCGCCGGTCTCCCGTACGACTCCGGAGACCTCCTGGCCGAAGACCGCGGGGAACGCGCGCGAACCGGTCTCGCCGGGTCGGCGGTAGCCGTCGCGCTGCTTCCAGTCGACCGGGTTCACCCCGGCCGCGCGCACCGCGACGAGGACTTCACCGGGGCCGGGGACGGGCCGGTCGACCTCGACGAACGCCTCGGTCTCGGGTCCCCCGTAACGCGTGAAGACGTACGCCTTCGGCATCTGTTCCCTCACTCTCCTTCGCAGTCACCGGATCACCGGCGGTCACCACACCATCACGACACACACCACGACCACCGGCTGTCCGTACTCAAGCCGCACTGAAGACCAAGGTCGGTCCCCGGGCGGCTATTCCCCTGCGCGGGGAGAGTTCATACGGCCGCAATGATCGCCGGCCGCCCCCGGACCTGGGCATACCTGGTGGACGCGTACCGTTGAAACGAGAAACCACTGATCACGCTCGCCCGGCGGACCCGCGCCGCAGCGGCCTGGAGGCACCACCCGTATGCACGTCACCCGAGGCTTCACCGGACGCCCGCGCGTCCCCGACGCCGGCCTGCCGCCCGGCCAGTACGATGCGGGCGACGACTGGCCCGTCCTGTCCGCCGAGGTCACCCCCGACCTCGCACCGGCCGACTGGACGTTCCGCGTCGACGGACTCGTGGAGCACCCGCGCACCTGGAACTGGACGCAGGCACACGAACTGCCCGCGTCTGCCTACGAGGGTGACATCCACTGTGTGACGAGCTGGTCGAAGTTCGGGGTGCGGTTCGGGGGTGTCTCGCTGGACGCGTTCTTCGATGTGGTGCGGCCCCATGTGTCCGCCACACATGTGGTCGCGTATTCGCACACCGGGTACACCACGAACCTCCCGCTCGAAGACGTGACCGGCGGTCGCGCCTGGATCGCGTGGGAGTACGACGGCAAGCCGCTGCCCGCCGAGCACGGCGGCCCCGCCCGGCTGCTGGTGCCGCACCTGTACTTCTGGAAGAGCGCCAAGTGGATCGCGGGCCTGCGTCTCCTCGACCACGACGAGCCCGGCTTCTGGGAGCAGAACGGCTATCACGCCCGGGGCAACCCCTGGGAGGAACAGCGGTACTCCGGTGACTGACACCTTCGCGCCGACCACGAAGTTCGCGGTGCCGGGACGCATCGCCGTGAGCAACCGCGCCGCCGCCGTCTGGCAGACCGCCACGCTCACCGAGATCCGCCGGGAGACCCCGCACGCCGCCACGTTCCGCTTCGCGGTGCCCGGCTGGGGCGGCCATCTGCCCGGCCAGCACCTGATGCTGCGGCTGCGTGCCGAGGACGGCTATGTGGCACAGCGCCACTACTCGATCGCCTCGCACCCGGACGACACCGGGCATGTGGAGCTGACCCTGGACCACGTCGAGGGCGGCGAGGTGTCGGGCTGGTTCCACACGGTGGCCAGGCCCGGTGACGAGGTCGAGGTCCGCGGCCCGCTGAGCGGCTTCTTCGCCTGGCCCGGCGACCGGCCCGCCCTGCTGCTGGGCGCCGGTTCCGGGGTCGTACCGCTGATGTCGATGCTCCGGCAGCACCGGGCACGGGACCTGTCCGTGCCGCTGCGGCTGGTGGTGTCGGCGCGCAGTCCCGAGGAGTTGATCTACGCGCGGGAGTACGGCGCGGAGACCACGGCCGTGTTCACACGCAGCGCGCCGGAGGGTGTGCCGGTGGGACGTATGGCCGCCGCACATGTGGCGCCCCTCCTGGCCGAGCAGCCCGCCGGTGGGTGGGAGGCCTATGTGTGCGGCTCCAACGGCTTCGCCGAGCACGCCTCCCGGCTGCTGGTCGAGGCGGGCCAGCCGGTGGACCGCATCCGCATCGAGCGGTTCGGCTGAGGATCGGTTCGGTTCGGTTCGTCTGAGGATCGGCCCGGCGGCACGCGCCCTCCCGGCCGATCCACTCGGCTCCGGTTGAGAGAAGTACCTCGGAGGGGGTACGACTTCTGTGTGGACGCTCGCATGCGTGCGCGGTGTCGAGGCGGCGGCGGACCGGCCCCACAGGGGCTTCCGGCCTTACGGTTCCTCGGCTCCGGTGACGGCGAGGAGACCGACATGCGGACCCGGGTACGGAGTCGACGCCGGCGGCGGAATCCGCTGCGGCGCCGGTCGGATGTCGTGGAGGCGTGGACAGCGCTGGCCGTCACCCTCCTGCTGTTCGTCGGCGCGCCCCTGGCCGGCGCCGCAGCGGGCCTGTGGGCCCATGACCAGGCCCGGACCATCGCCGCGACCCAGCACGCCGACCGCCACCGCGTCCACGCGAAGGTCATCGGCACCCCGCCCGCCGAACTCCCCTCGGTGGAGGGGAACCGCCCGCGCAGCTTCCCGGTGGCGGTGCGCTGGACGGAACCGGGCAGGGGCTCGCGTACGGCCACGGTCGCGGTCCCCGCGGGCACGGGACGCGGTGACGTGGTGGCCGTATGGCTCGACGCCAAGGGCCACAGTGTCGCCCCGCCACCGGGTGAAGTAGCTGTCTGGCAGCACACGTTGACCGTCGGCGTGTGGTCGGCGGCCGGTGTGATCGGCGTGGCCCTGCTCGCGCGCGCCGTGACCCAACGGATCTCCCTCCGACACCGGTTGGCCGAGTGGGAACGGGACTGGGCGCTGACGGAACCGCAGTGGACGCGACGGCGGGCGTGACCAACCGGATGCGACGGGCGGCGGGCGTGACGGACCCGATGCGACAGGCAGCGGGCGTGACGGACCCGGTGTGCCGCGCGGCGAGCGTGACGCACCGGAGACCGCGCGCGCCGGGCGTGGCGAGTCACCCGTGGCCACCTCGACCGTCCTCACACCCCAACAGCCCACACCCACAAGGCAGTTGAGACATCCCGCCTCAACCCACCCTCACCCCACCCTCAGCCCCCGCCTCCCCACCCCTCCCCTCCCTACACCGCGCGCTGCATCCGCCGAGCAACCCGCCCATGGTCCCGCAGCACATCCCGCAACCCCGCCAGCACCGGCTCGCCCCGCTCCACCAGCACCCGCCCGCCCACCACGGTCGTCCACGCCCGCGCGGGCCCACACCGCAGCCACGCCTCGACGGGATCACTCAACGCTCCGGCCAGCGCGACCTCGTGCAGATCCCAGACAACGAGGTCGGCACAGGCCCCCGGCCGCAGATGCCCCAACTCGTCGGCCCGCCCCAGACACCGCGCCGAACCCCGGGTGGCGATGTCGAGGGCGTCCCGCGCGGTCATCGCACCGGGCCCGCCCCGATACCGCCCCAGCAGCAGCGCACCCCGCGTCTCCATCCACAACGAGGCGTGATCGGTCGAGGCGGAACCGTCGCAGCCGATCCCCACCGGCAGACCCAGCTCGCGCATCTCCTTCACTCGCGCCGTGCCGCCCCCGATGAGCATGTTGGAGCTGGGGCAGTGCGCCACGCCCACGCCCGCGGCGGCGAGGCGGCGCAGTTCGTCGTCGTTGGGGTAGATGCAGTGCGCGACCCACGTCCGGTCGCTCATCCACCCGGTGTCCTCGAAGTACTCGACGGGCCGGCAGCCGTAGGTCTCCAGGCAGTAGGTGTCCTCGTCGCGGTCCTCGGCGAGGTGCGTGTGCAGGCGCACGTCGTACCGCTCGGCGAGCTCCGCGGTCGCCGTCATCACGTCCTTCGTCACCGAGAACGGCGAGCAGGGAGCCAGCGCGACCCGGATCAGCGCGCCCGGTTCCGGGTCGTGGTGGGCCTTGATCAGCCGCTCGCTGTCGGCCAGCACCTCGTCCGTGCTCTGCGTGACGCTCCTGGGCGGCAGTCCCCCGTCCTCGACGGAGCGGGTCATCGAGCCTCGGGTCGCGTGGAAGCGGAAGCCG
The nucleotide sequence above comes from Streptomyces sp. N50. Encoded proteins:
- a CDS encoding sulfite oxidase-like oxidoreductase produces the protein MHVTRGFTGRPRVPDAGLPPGQYDAGDDWPVLSAEVTPDLAPADWTFRVDGLVEHPRTWNWTQAHELPASAYEGDIHCVTSWSKFGVRFGGVSLDAFFDVVRPHVSATHVVAYSHTGYTTNLPLEDVTGGRAWIAWEYDGKPLPAEHGGPARLLVPHLYFWKSAKWIAGLRLLDHDEPGFWEQNGYHARGNPWEEQRYSGD
- a CDS encoding 8-oxoguanine deaminase encodes the protein MSSAVDLLVKDAELLVVDGEREIPGGWVAVTGGRVTAVGAGGSEPEASTTLSASGRLVTPGLINTHHHIYQNLTRSYAPAVNGTLFDWLTTLYPLWAGLDEEAAYVSAYVGMAELLMGGCTTSSDHLYVHPRPFLVDAEIRAARDIGFRFHATRGSMTRSVEDGGLPPRSVTQSTDEVLADSERLIKAHHDPEPGALIRVALAPCSPFSVTKDVMTATAELAERYDVRLHTHLAEDRDEDTYCLETYGCRPVEYFEDTGWMSDRTWVAHCIYPNDDELRRLAAAGVGVAHCPSSNMLIGGGTARVKEMRELGLPVGIGCDGSASTDHASLWMETRGALLLGRYRGGPGAMTARDALDIATRGSARCLGRADELGHLRPGACADLVVWDLHEVALAGALSDPVEAWLRCGPARAWTTVVGGRVLVERGEPVLAGLRDVLRDHGRVARRMQRAV
- a CDS encoding ferredoxin reductase, yielding MTDTFAPTTKFAVPGRIAVSNRAAAVWQTATLTEIRRETPHAATFRFAVPGWGGHLPGQHLMLRLRAEDGYVAQRHYSIASHPDDTGHVELTLDHVEGGEVSGWFHTVARPGDEVEVRGPLSGFFAWPGDRPALLLGAGSGVVPLMSMLRQHRARDLSVPLRLVVSARSPEELIYAREYGAETTAVFTRSAPEGVPVGRMAAAHVAPLLAEQPAGGWEAYVCGSNGFAEHASRLLVEAGQPVDRIRIERFG